AAGGTGTCTTTCTACACTAAGCAGATGGTTTAATTGCAAATATTActcccttagttccaaatttataATACTCTACTTATTTTGAGATGTCCAAAAACTTTCTACACCGTTCTGCCCATAGCATattttatacaactttcataaattttaaGGATTCAAATTCATTTAACAATTTGGCACtgctttaagaattcaaatttGTTCAAGTCGTATTAACATATGAAACTCAAACCCAATCCAATCGTGTTGCATAAAATGAGAAAATCAGAGTATAACAAACCAAACATCAATTATTATATCAAAACTGATTTGTTTCCATTAAATAATATCGATTTCCGATAACCACTTTCGCGCGATCCAATTCACCTCCATCGAGGCAGTGACAAACCAAAGAACGCTGCACTGTGCCAATTCCTAGTATCATGACTGAGACCATCTCTTAGTTCTGTATATGCACAAACTAGGAAATATCAACTAACATCTTTTTAATGACTGCTGGGGGAATCTCAGAGCTCAGTTAAGAACTTCAAGGTGTCATTTCTTAAGTATGTACACTCAGAGAATCTATGGTATAAAAATTATACTACTCTAGTTCTTTCATAGCTCCAAAGCACTTTAGGGTTCTGAAATCTTTTCTGCTGCAAGTGATTACTTTTCTGTATTTCCATCAAGAAGCTATTTTCTCTTCCTCAATCTAAATTAAAGAAGTACTTTTGCTTCTACCAGCTTCCAAGTAGCCAAGGATTGACAACTTTTCAGCATACAACATATAAGGAGTGTAATTGATTGAACACGCTGATTCTAGCATTATCAAATGTAGGTGAATATATACTTCCGCAATCTTCTAAGGAAAAGACAGTCTTAGGAAACCCAGTATGAATAAGACAAGACCACATAATTACCATCTCCTTGCAAGGCACTGCACATTCTTCTCAATAAACGCATGATTAGGCTGTTGATAATGCCTTCCACAGGTTCTGCATTCCTTTCCATTGGTGACATTGTAGCAAGTGTAcctttaaagaattaaaatacaAATGCTATTTGAAAGTACTAAAGAACAAAAACAGATAGCAATCAATAATTAAAGTGGTATCTTTTTATTAAAACTGAAAGCTCGGAAATTTAGGCACTCTATGCAGTGACATGGCTAATTACTTGCATATAAGGTGTTGACAAAGAAAGGGAAATCGCGAACTTTTTGCACTTTTGAGTAAGATTAGAAAGCTTCATTTAAAATGAGTACATACCATGAATATAATTCTCAAAATGCAGTCTTTTAGAACAATCTTTCCTTTAAACTCAAATCTTAGGATGAACCTTCACTAGACagtcttcttttttcatttatgtTTCAGAACAGATAATATATGTACTTGTTAACCCATTGATTTCAGCTTCCACCACAATTCCCGACACTAGAAGTTAGAAAACAACAGTACATCTgtgaaataattaaaaaaataattaatcgtCAGTGTCTCACAAAATAAAAGTACACCAGGAACTCaatttaaaaatttccagaTGTTGCTCATGAAAAATTGTACACACAAAGGCAAAAGGAAATGAAACTATCGTGCATTACCAAGGATGAAATCCACAGCTTGGTGGCACCAGTTCTTAAAATTACCCTCGTCCAACTGCAACTCATTTGGTACGAAAGCCAAGTGAGATGAGACATGGAAATCATATTCATAGGATAAGATAAACCATCACTAGATGGGGTTAACTGAAGCAACATACACTTTGAGGAGAAATAGTGTCACAAAGCTCCAAAAGAAAATCCACCGAAGCACTCAGTTGCTCAACATTATTTTCACTGTCACGTTCTGCCATTTAAGAAAAGACATAATATTCATACTTCTCATCTACAGCACAAACTCCATGTTCAGCAAAATTTCGTAAACAGGACGTAGAGTTTTCCAGAGATCAAATCATGGCACGCGTAAGAAATGAGATTTATCACGGCAAGGCTGAGGTATGATAAGATCTCAACTCAACGTAACTTCTATAAACCATGACTTTGAAATTTAACCATCAAAAGTGAAGATAAATTTGCATACGTACAGTGCATGACTATCAGCTAAACATGTAATCCGACATAGAAATTGCTCATAATGAAAAACttgcatgaaatacgatgcctATAACATTATTCTAGCATGATGGGATGCTCAAGCAAGTAGCACATAAAGCATGTACGACGTATTCTAACTGGATTCTCACCTGAAATTCGCTGAAGCAAGGAATCATCTGTTCTTCTCGTCTTTCTCTCCTTAATCCTcactggaaaaagaaaaaaaaaaacacgagtCAATGAATCCAACTAATGAATACAGCATCGAAGGCCAAATTGACAACTTTAGACCGATAAATACAACAGAAATCCTCAAAAACAAACCTTGTCTGAGAAATCTTCTCCGTAGCACATCACTGAACCGTTGATCAGAACCATCTCCTATTCTCGTAGATCCCAACTTATCAAAGAAATAACACTTGCATGATGCACTTTTTGGATATATATCACACTGCGAACCATCTTACTCcagaaaaaagaaggaaataatcaaaaaattataGCAGTTCAATACAACTCAACCTCTACAGATAACAGATTGGAAAAGCAAAATCAAACATAGAGCAAAAGATCCATCGAAAAAACTTGCTATCATttcaattttgattttaaaaagaaaacacaaTTAGTCACAAACTTTTGAGGTCGGAATATAGCAGAAAAATCAGATACTTAGAAGCTAGAGGTTCAGAATACACAGTATTGAACCCATAACAACAGACAATAAAATTGCTCCGACCATCAATTCTCTTAGGGCTCAATAATCCCAGGTTATCAAGGAAATAACACTTGCGTGATGCACTTTTTGGAAATAGCACTGTGAACCATCGTACGCCAAACAAATAAATTATAGCAGTTCAATACGAATCTATCCATACAGATAATAGATTAGTAATCAAAATCAAATATATAGCAAAAGATCCACAGAGAACTCTTGTTACCATTgcaattttgattttaaaatgaaaaaacacaATTACTCATAAATTTTTGAGGTCGGACTATGGCAAAATAATGAGATAATTAGAAGCTAGAAGTTCAGAAATACATAGTCGACACTTGACAATGGAAATTGAACGCATAACAACCAATACTCAAAAAATTTGCTGCAATCATCAATACTCTTAGGGTTCAATAGTCCCAAgctatccaaaaaaaaaaacacttgcATGATGCATTTGTTAGAAATATATCACACTTTGAACCTTCTTACTccaagaaaaaacaaaagaaagcaaTCAAAAAGTAGCTGCTCAAGACATATCTACTTACACAGACAACGCATTGCTAAATCGAAATCAAAcatttagcaaaaaaaaaaaaaaaaaaaaaactgagaaAACTCTGGTTATCACTGCAGGTTTGATTTAAAAACGAAAAACACAATTAAGTCACAAAATTCTAGGCTGGATAATAGCAAAACAATTAGAAGCCAGAGGTTCAGAAATACACAGTCGACATTTGCCAATGGAATTGAACACATAAGAACAGATACTCATTGCTGGGATCAATTATGTTATTCAGATTCTTCACTTTCagtgccgcacccgtgtcgacacgacatgggtgtgggtgtgggtgtgggatccGTACCCAATCTAGTCAACCGATTTtgggtactttgaccaaaatcaacAGAGAAATTCTGGATAGATTCAATGATTactttaatcaaaacaaaatctaaggtgaaattgaagaaaatggaataccttgtatatagaaatttctatgtcactccttttccttttatctccttcCCGGATTCTTCTCTTGATCAATACCTTTTCCTCAAGTTTTCCACATAATACCTCATAATATAGGTTTTATAACTCTAGTTTtagaaattaaattttttctagCCGAATCCGCCccaatcttaaaatttagatcatgaTGGATCCGACCTCTAAATCCGCACCAGTATCGGACACCCGCACCCGACCCGAGTCCGAGCAGCTTAGCGCGATCATCAATAATCCCAAGCTATGAAAGAAATAACACTTGCATGATGCACTTTTTGGAAATATATCGCACTACAAACCATCTTAATcccaaaaaaaacaaaggaaaacaaacaaaaagtaGCCGTTAAAAACGAATCTATATGTACAGATGACACATTGCAAAATCGAAAACAAACATTTAGCAAAAAATCCTCAGAAAACTCTGGTTATCACTGCAATTTTGATTTAAAGACAAAAAACACAAATAAGTCACAAAACTTTAGGTCGGAATATAGCAAAAGAATCAAATACTTAGACGCTAGAGTTTCAGAAATACACAGTCGACGTTTAACAATCGAAATCAAACACATAACAACAGATCCTCAGGTAAATTGCTGCGATCGTTAACTTttcaatataattaaaaaaaaaaaaataagagtaaACTACTTTGTTTAGTTTAACATTTTACTACGAAATTGAGAAATCTAACCTTCGGCTACTTTGAGATCTTCCTTGAGTCTGAGAATCTCTCGTTTACGCTCCTTTGCCTAAAAATGaactcaaattttaaaattaactgaAATTCATCCACGCAACTATTACGAGATAATAGTTTTGTTTCCACTCAAGAGCATCATCGGAATGAAATGGAGAAGcggagatttaaaaaaaaaaaaatcagaattaATATTAATTGAAATTAATTGAACTTCTACGAGacaatagaaattaaaaaggcGAAGAATTAAAGGAAATTGATCGAACATAAGAGCATCATCGGGATGAAACTGAGAAGcgaagccaaaaaaaaaaaaaaaaaaaaaaaattagaattaattgaaatttaaaaaataggaaaaaaaaaaaaaaacgaagaattaattcaaaatttcatcATCCATGAAAAAGGAAGAATTAATTCAAATTTCATTCACGCAACTTCTACGAGATaacataaatgaaaaaaaaaattcagaattAATTCAAATTGCATTCACGCAACTTCTACGAGATaatataaatgaaaaaaaaaaaaaatcagaattaATTCAGATTTGTGCACGCAACTTCTACTAAAAATATAGAAAGTAGAAAAACGAAGAATTAAAGGAAATTTATCGAACTTTTTGCTTCCGAGCATCATCGTAggagcaaagaaaaaaaaatcaaaattaattgAATTCTACGAGAACtaatagaaacaaaaaaaaaaaaaaaaaccgaagaATTATTAAATGAAAGTGATTTATTTCCACTTAAAAGCATCATCGGAGTAAGGAGgaattaaaattaattgaaattcATCACAGATGCAACTTCTACGAAAATGAAGAATTAAAGGAAATTTGATCGAACTTTTCGTTTCCATTAAAAGTTCAGaattaattcaaattcattCCGCACAACTTTTCGTACTTTCTGTTTCCATTTAAGAGCATCAACGGAGGAAGAAGGCTGAGGTGGCGGTGCGGGAGATTTGTGGAGGAGGTTTGATCGGACGATCGCCATTGCGACAGCGAGTTTAAGGGATTCATCTGATTTGCTCTTTTCTTGCTCTGATCTCACTTTCTCCATTTCTCTATTGGGGAATTGGCGGGAGTAGCTTATTGAACCTCTCTATAAATAGAGgggataataatagtagtagtttCGGTTAACAGCGCTTTTGGTGCTTCAattattcataaattttaatattgtaatgttactccctccgttccaaaaTAAGTTTCTTTTTGCTCACTTCTCGAAAATTAGGAGTGTCTTTACTAACTTACTCCTAATTAATgcttagaaaaaagaaaagctatttgatgatttttgattataaataagggtaagtttggaagaataggattaatttcttcttgaaatcctaaagcgtcacttattttggaataaaataaaaagcctaaaaggacatttattttggaatggagggagtaacctctaattaattaaatggaaaaggctcaaatatgccattgaATTATCGGAagtggctcatttatgccactcgtcaatattttggctcatttatgtcatcgttgttaccaaaatggctcatATATGCCATCATCGTTAACAAAATAGCTCAttcatgtcatttttcattaatactgattttacaataccagatatgacatgtggcctccaattagaggtccacgttgtttaattaaattagctcaattttaaatcccaaattaataaaaaaaaaattcgactcaaattaatgaaaaagggcatgaatgagtcattttggtaacggcgatgacataaatgagccaaattATTGACGAGTGTCATAGATgaaccatttccgatagttcgatggcatatttgagccttttcgtTAATTAAAATGTGCATTTTTGATCGCTTTGTTTGTGAATATTCATAAATTTTCCATTATTATTAGTCGGTAATTATCCATGTGTAATGTTAAGCTTGTATTGTTACTTTATATTTGACGGTAATATAGTTCTAATAGTAGTTCAAACATAACATAATCCTCACATAAAAGGACTAAAAAAGCACACATTTTGATTAATTGAAAGTTAAATATGCTTCATCTGATAGCACTAGGACTAAAATCAGAATATACCTATAATTTAGGGACCAAAAATGCTACTATCCCTATTAAGTTTCGGTTTCTTATTTTGTAAATTCTAATTTTAATCCTGGTGATATTTCATAAAGCACGTTTgacctttaattaattaaaatgtgtatTTTTGATTCTTTTACGCATGAAATGTGTAATTTTAGAACTATATTACTATTAGATATGGAGTAACCATAAAGGTTTAagataaaacatgaataattaaGTGGTAGAATAATTGATAATCATGGTAAATTTGTGAGTATTTACTAGCAAAGGCATCTAAAGCGAAcgttttaattaattgaaggaTAATTATGCTTAGTTAAATATTATAATGACTAAAATTAGAATTTATGAATAACTGAGGGACTAAAAGTGTGATTGATCCTAAATGGGGAAGAAGgccaaaagcaaaaaaaaaaaaaaaaaaaaaaaaaaaattatatatatataatgttacTCGTGTGAGTGTTTGGACTTTGGACTAAAGTCGTTAATAGAAAggcaaagttcaagaaaccaaTAACCAAGTCGCCAGCTATAAAAACCTTCTTAACAAACAAGTGTTCGAGGAAGCTGTGCAACTAGTTCGGCACGTGGCAGTCTTCTGTCTAGACCGATTGATATTGCTTCTTTGACAACCTTGGGATAGTAGGCTGGGGATTTGAGTTCCTCCACACACTGCAAAGCTTCCTCCAGAAGCCGAACACTGAAATATTCCTCCAAAAGAGATGCTGTTTTTCTCTTTAGTTCATCGGGATTCACACTCACAGCAGGAACCTGCGTTTTTTCCGCAACTGGAGGAGGTTGAACTGGTCGAGGAGCCTGTGATGCGGGCTCCACACTAAAACCACAACTACTTTGCAAGAGGGCACTAGGCTTTCCACTCACCAAGCCACCACTACCCTGAGGAAGAAGTCTAGAGTTCAATAAGGGTGACTTGCCAACCAATGGTGGCTGAGGCTGACCTCGTCCACCTGGCTGCACCAGTGGCCCGTTACCTCTAGGCATCGACTGGGATCTAGGAACTTCCCAGTTGTCGTTATCCATCCCAGGCGCACCAGGCATCTTTCCCGTTCCTGGCATTCCAGGCATCATACAACCGGTGCCTGGACGATTGACAGGAAAGCTACCACGATTCAACCTTCCTTGAGCCGGAAGACCACTGAGAATTGGGGTAAGTTGAAGCAAGTTGCATTAAGGGTTGGTCAAGATCAATTGAGGTAAGACCTTCCTTGCTATTTTGTAATTAGGAGTAAATTCATGCAATAGATGGGGAATTAGCTTGTAAAATGCGGAATTGGTATCAAGAAGTTATAAATATAGATTGTGGGTGATAGAACGATTGTATGAGAATTATTTTAGGTGAATCATGATGTATCAGAATTAATTCCCGATATAATTGAATGATTAACTTATGTTAAGCAGAATTGGGAGGAAGGAACCATATATACTAGTTTTGATATTGTATTTGAATTGCCTTGAAGTTGTTCCGAGATGATAATGGTAAATTTAGgttgtttgttgttggttaGTTGTTGATTATAACCTTGGGGACGTAGTAGAAACAGAGGACTGCTGCCCAAATTCCCGTAACCCGAATCACCCTTCGATGTGCAACTCATAGACGTTGATATGTAAACATGATATGTCATATCCAAGGACATATCTTTCAATATAGGCTCGGGGGAGGGGAGGGCATCGGAATAAGGATTCGTTCAAGGTGACAGCTCGACaagtaaggtatgtaaggtgttcggctttttttttttttgggacgaATTCAACTAGAACATGAACACGAGCGTTCCATAACAATTCACTCCAATCATATATCACTTCTTATAGATGTTCTTTATTAGATTACTTACTTGTTTCCCAATTAGTTTGATGTACTTCTTCAATGATTCTTGAATTACTATCATGTTCTTCATccttaagttatttctttggattcAATACGAATTCCCTAACTCattcggaggttatcgaccttacgtcattcTGAAAGGCCCGATGTCAGTTCATTGACtcctcatgcattatatataggcacgtagatgtgcacaccactgcagtaaTGGACTTCCTTTATTATACCCCGAATGcgagatgatgatgatatgatgatgacacgATAATAAtgctactatatgtatatacttgcatataattttttaaacttatgGATTGCATATTGTACGTCCTCAGATGGCTCAGGTTACTTCTATCCTTCTAAATTTATGTCTTACGTATGTTGTTTCCTGTCTTACATACtgagtacttttatccgtactgacgtctcaTCCTATGGGATGCTGCATTTCGTGCTGCGGGTCTTGATTGATAGAGCAGAGAACCTCTTCAGCAGGACTATCAGCTTCAACGGGTCCTCAGCAAGTGCCATTGTACCAGGCTTGCTCTTTTGgtatatgctatgtatatgtatcttgTACGTCAGGGCCAAGTACCGTCTAATATGTCATGTATAGCTCCTAAAGGCTCATAGacaatatgatgtatgatatatgtagaTGTCATGTGCAGCCTCGTCAAGAACGTGTAtggatgcatgtatatatatatatatatatatatatatatacatacatacatacatcatacatataatTGCATGGTCATGTATATGTTTTCTATTGTATTGGGCCTTTTCTCCATGCATGTGTTTTTCTATGTTATAGTGAGCTCACATTCCAAGCCAGGATAGTTGAATTGAGATTATGTCAGCATACACCAGGTGATACTCGATCACTAAGGTCAAGTACGCGTCACGCCCCTCATCGAGGTGTGACACATATGCATTAAAATTGAAAGTGTTCCACATCCATACATTACAAACAAGGACCTTACAAACATTACATCCAAATTACTACATTCACTACACCTCCAAGATAAAATGAGAAAACAACCACCATCGATTCTTCAACTACTACACATACATATTAGCTTTATCAAAAAATAACAACTAACACTACATCTCGAATTCACTTTGTTGTTTCCAACTCATTAGTAGCCTCTACGGTAGCAACCACTTCCAACAAATAATCCCTTTCATTCTTCAAACTGTCACTTTCAATCATCAAATTGACCATTTCAATcttcaaattttccttttcaatcTTCAAATTGTCTCGTTCAATCTTGACGTATTTCAACAACTCCTCTAAATTTCATATATAAGCTTTCTTCGGGAAAGCTTGGTCTTCCCATTCCCAATATCCGCATGAGGAATGCTGTCgacaacaataaaaaaaaattagcaacaatagaaaaacataaaaagagaTTAATTGATTAATCGATTTAAAATCAGTTCACCGAAACtgttaaaacttttaaatggaCATACATCTGGACGAGGACATCTGAAAAATCTTCTTCCCGAATTAGCGGGAGTGGTGGATATCAGATTTTTTGCAACCAAACCACAATTGCACGTCCTTTGCGACGAACAACTATTTTGCAGAGCTGCGGGGTAGCTTTAATGCCGCAATTATATTGTCTATTCGTAAATCTAGTGCA
Above is a genomic segment from Lycium ferocissimum isolate CSIRO_LF1 unplaced genomic scaffold, AGI_CSIRO_Lferr_CH_V1 ctg9227, whole genome shotgun sequence containing:
- the LOC132046059 gene encoding protein MULTIPOLAR SPINDLE 1-like isoform X2 — encoded protein: MEKVRSEQEKSKSDESLKLAVAMAIVRSNLLHKSPAPPPQPSSSVDALKWKQKAKERKREILRLKEDLKVAEDGSQCDIYPKSASCKCYFFDKLGSTRIGDGSDQRFSDVLRRRFLRQVRIKERKTRRTDDSLLQRISGTLATMSPMERNAEPVEGIINSLIMRLLRRMCSALQGDENHHFDTAVQFYIQHLMRKIGNEAFVGLRLIFAVSQRISVVAESLLFMDPFDVAYPSMHNSMYMMIQLIEFLVSDYLLTWSNAGDFDIKLFEEWVGSILHGRKALELLENRNSLYVLYIDRVIGVVTRQVGQLSFQQKLNPQILENLFS
- the LOC132046060 gene encoding eukaryotic translation initiation factor-like, yielding MALAEDPLKLIVLLKSGLPAQGRLNRGSFPVNRPGTGCMMPGMPGTGKMPGAPGMDNDNWEVPRSQSMPRGNGPLVQPGGRGQPQPPLVGKSPLLNSRLLPQGSGGLVSGKPSALLQSSCGFSVEPASQAPRPVQPPPVAEKTQVPAVSVNPDELKRKTASLLEEYFSVRLLEEALQCVEELKSPAYYPKVVKEAISIGLDRRLPRAELVAQLPRTLVC
- the LOC132046059 gene encoding protein MULTIPOLAR SPINDLE 1-like isoform X1; its protein translation is MEKVRSEQEKSKSDESLKLAVAMAIVRSNLLHKSPAPPPQPSSSVDALKWKQKAKERKREILRLKEDLKVAEDGSQCDIYPKSASCKCYFFDKLGSTRIGDGSDQRFSDVLRRRFLRQVRIKERKTRRTDDSLLQRISERDSENNVEQLSASVDFLLELCDTISPQSLDEGNFKNWCHQAVDFILGTLATMSPMERNAEPVEGIINSLIMRLLRRMCSALQGDENHHFDTAVQFYIQHLMRKIGNEAFVGLRLIFAVSQRISVVAESLLFMDPFDVAYPSMHNSMYMMIQLIEFLVSDYLLTWSNAGDFDIKLFEEWVGSILHGRKALELLENRNSLYVLYIDRVIGVVTRQVGQLSFQQKLNPQILENLFS